GCCGGCCGCCCTGGCACGACTCTCAAACAAGGGCCAGCTGGCGCTCGGTTTCGACGCCGACTTCTCGGTCTTCGCGCCCGATGAGGCCTTCGTGGTGGACGTTTCCAAGCTCAAGCACAAGAACCCCATCACGCCCTACGACGGCAAGGCACTCTCCGGCGTGGTCCGGAAGACATTCCTGCGCGGACATGAAATCGATGGCCAGACCCCCGGCGGCAAGCTGATCCGCCGCGGCGGCGTCTGAGGCACCACGCCATGGCTGTCCAGGTACATTCCCCGCGCGGCATATGCACTGCGGGCCCGGCGCAGGCTGGCCCGGCGCGGCCCGGTCCGGCGCAGGCCGGTCCGGCGCAGGCCGGTCCGGGGCAGCCCGGTCCGGGGCAGCCGGGTGCGCAGCTCAAAGCCCATGGCCTGGCCGTCTGGGTAACCCCGGACGACGGCCAGGACATTGACGACGCCGTTATGGCGCGCGCCGCGGAACTGTTGCTGGCGCGTGCCCTCAAGATTGCTCCGGAGGCGGAAGTCCATGTCTGGCCCGCCGCCGGAGCTGCAACTTCCGCTGCCGAGGCTGCCCTGCCGGGGGGACCGCACGGGGCAGCCCGCAGCGGAACCCGGGTGCCGTCGTCGCCCCTTACGGAGGACTCCCCGGAAGGGGACGACGACGGCGCCACTCCCCTGCCGCCGTCGGCCGGTCCCGCGTGCCTCGTGTCCGTGGACCTCGCCGCGGGTGAGGTCCGGCTGGACGGCAAGCGGGTGGCGCTCACCGGCGTCGAGTTCAAGCTGCTGCGCTACCTCGTGGAAAATTGCTCGCGGACCGTCAGCCGGGAGGAATTGCGGCTGTTCCTGGAATCCTTTGATTCCCCAGCGGCGGCCTCGCGCTCTATCGATGTATACGTGGGGCGGGTGCGCCGGAAGCTGCGCCGCGGCCGGCACGCCATCGCCACAGTGCGCGGCGGCGGCTACCAGTTCGTCCCGGGCGCGCACACTAAAGTTCGCGGCCCCGCGGAATACAGCATCTGAACCGGTGGTTGTGCCATACAGCCGTCTGCCCCACCCCGTTGTTTACGCAGCTCTTTTGTCAGCAACAGACTCCCGAAGGATCATTATGAGCCCCACTCTGACCACCAAGCTCCAGCCCGGAACCCAGGCACCGGATTTCACCCTGCCGGACGCTGAGGGCAAGCCCACCTCGCTGGCCGATTACCGCGGCAAGAACGTCATCGTGTACTTCTACCCCGAAGCGGCCACGCCCGGCTGCACCACGGAGGCGTGCGACTTCCGCGACAGCCTCGAGTCCCTGCAGGGCTCCGGCTACGAGGTCCTGGGCGTCTCCCCCGACGCTCCCGAAAAGCTGGCCCACTTCACCGGCGACTTTGCCCTGACCTTCCCGCTCCTGGCCGACGAGGACCACTCCGTGGCCCTGGCCTACGGCGCCTGGGGCGAAAAGCTGCGCGATGGCGAGGTCACTGAAGGAATCGTCCGCTCCACCGTGGTGCTCGACCCCGAGGGCAAAGTGAAGCTGGCCCAGTACCAGGTCAAGGCCCAGGGCCACGTC
Above is a window of Arthrobacter sp. FB24 DNA encoding:
- a CDS encoding winged helix-turn-helix domain-containing protein, whose protein sequence is MAVQVHSPRGICTAGPAQAGPARPGPAQAGPAQAGPGQPGPGQPGAQLKAHGLAVWVTPDDGQDIDDAVMARAAELLLARALKIAPEAEVHVWPAAGAATSAAEAALPGGPHGAARSGTRVPSSPLTEDSPEGDDDGATPLPPSAGPACLVSVDLAAGEVRLDGKRVALTGVEFKLLRYLVENCSRTVSREELRLFLESFDSPAAASRSIDVYVGRVRRKLRRGRHAIATVRGGGYQFVPGAHTKVRGPAEYSI
- the bcp gene encoding thioredoxin-dependent thiol peroxidase gives rise to the protein MSPTLTTKLQPGTQAPDFTLPDAEGKPTSLADYRGKNVIVYFYPEAATPGCTTEACDFRDSLESLQGSGYEVLGVSPDAPEKLAHFTGDFALTFPLLADEDHSVALAYGAWGEKLRDGEVTEGIVRSTVVLDPEGKVKLAQYQVKAQGHVAALKETLGL